A DNA window from Aureibaculum sp. 2308TA14-22 contains the following coding sequences:
- a CDS encoding outer membrane protein assembly factor BamB family protein — protein MFVINIVLFLFLSIQGLIAQDTWAKVLPGIGSFSSPRITDLNNDKVGDIILGAGRKEFQACDSAVVALDGKTGELLWKVTAKDQIFGSAALHDITNDGVLDVLINGRSAELIAINGQTGKVIWRFVKPKGEEKKWFNFYNPQFIADQNNDGQKDILISNGGDVLAEPNDPNRPTGHLVILNSKTGAVISKAPMPDGGETYMSVSVLPHKSETFKNVIFGTGGETIGGNLYVASIAEIKSGDLSKSVKLATSEKKGFVGPGAWVDINEDGHHDIVANSVNGRLLAFDGITHESIWTVTVTDTEAYGSVAIGYFNGDNIPDFFVSYAQGVWPELGWSKQIMVNGKNGKIEFEDTLGFYQMSSPVAIDLTGDGKDEALLPMNYQVKNEYHMKFFHNNIMAIEFTEKVTAPLDLQYEGNNLSSTPWIGDLDGNGFLDIVYLHGTNVKKTYTFDGIRINRIDTKFPVTGKIRWGSYMGSDYNGVFTK, from the coding sequence ATGTTTGTTATTAATATAGTGCTGTTCTTATTTTTGAGTATACAAGGACTAATAGCTCAAGATACTTGGGCTAAAGTTTTACCTGGTATCGGTTCGTTTTCTTCACCCAGAATTACCGATTTGAATAACGACAAGGTTGGTGACATTATTCTTGGTGCGGGTCGTAAAGAATTTCAAGCCTGTGATTCTGCCGTGGTTGCTCTTGATGGCAAAACAGGCGAACTGTTATGGAAAGTTACTGCAAAAGATCAAATTTTTGGGTCAGCTGCACTTCACGATATTACCAACGATGGAGTTTTAGATGTATTAATAAATGGGCGTTCCGCGGAACTGATTGCCATTAATGGACAAACAGGAAAGGTAATATGGCGGTTTGTTAAACCCAAAGGTGAAGAAAAAAAATGGTTCAATTTTTACAATCCACAATTTATTGCAGATCAAAATAACGACGGACAAAAAGATATTTTGATTTCCAACGGAGGCGATGTACTTGCCGAACCAAACGACCCCAACAGACCGACTGGACATTTGGTAATTTTAAATAGTAAAACAGGAGCGGTTATCAGTAAGGCACCAATGCCCGATGGTGGCGAAACCTATATGTCTGTTTCTGTGCTTCCACACAAATCTGAAACCTTTAAAAATGTAATATTTGGAACTGGAGGCGAAACCATCGGAGGAAACCTTTATGTAGCCTCAATAGCTGAAATTAAATCTGGTGATCTATCTAAATCCGTTAAACTAGCAACTAGTGAAAAGAAAGGGTTTGTTGGTCCTGGTGCTTGGGTAGATATTAATGAAGATGGCCATCACGACATTGTTGCCAATTCGGTAAATGGGCGATTATTAGCATTTGACGGTATTACACATGAATCCATTTGGACGGTTACCGTAACTGATACAGAAGCCTATGGATCTGTTGCCATAGGTTATTTTAATGGAGATAACATTCCCGATTTTTTTGTTTCGTATGCTCAAGGCGTTTGGCCAGAACTGGGGTGGTCTAAACAGATAATGGTAAACGGTAAAAATGGAAAAATAGAGTTTGAAGATACCTTGGGTTTTTATCAAATGAGCTCTCCAGTAGCTATAGATTTAACTGGAGATGGAAAAGATGAAGCCCTATTGCCAATGAACTATCAAGTGAAAAACGAATATCATATGAAATTTTTTCATAATAATATTATGGCAATAGAATTTACCGAAAAAGTAACCGCCCCACTAGATTTGCAATACGAAGGCAATAACCTATCGTCAACTCCTTGGATTGGTGACTTAGACGGTAACGGTTTTCTAGATATTGTTTACCTACACGGTACTAACGTAAAAAAGACCTATACCTTCGATGGCATACGAATAAACAGGATTGACACCAAATTTCCAGTAACAGGAAAAATTCGATGGGGTTCTTATATGGGTAGTGATTATAATGGGGTGTTTACGAAGTAA
- a CDS encoding aminotransferase class V-fold PLP-dependent enzyme: protein MENKSSLEFYFQQFRENIIGVDQYFESPYGKKKVIYTDWTASGRLYRPIEEKLMNDFGPYVANTHTETSITGSAMTHAYHKAREIIKKHVNAKDSDCLITSGTGMTGVINKFQRILGLRIPESMRDFTNVPEDLKPIVFITHMEHHSNHTSWLETIADVEVIPCQETGLVCFDSFKKLLEQYKDRKTKIASITACSNVTGIRTDYHKMAKIIHAYNGYCFVDFACSAPYVPINMHPEDPEEKLDAVLFSPHKFLGGPGTSGVLIFCDELYKNTVPDNPGGGTVTYTNPWGDHRYIEDIELREDGGTPGFLQTIKIALAIQLKEQMSSEKILAREHEINEIVFAELKNIENLHLLAEEHEDRLGIFSFYIDELHYNLGVKLLNDRFGIQTRGGCSCAGTYGHILLNIDLLTSEEYRHKIVDEGCLIDRPGWIRMSIHPTITDKEVDYVCKSIKELCQNFKEWKNDYKYNAISNEFEFIGNDQFEKQLVEKWFEV, encoded by the coding sequence ATGGAAAACAAATCTTCTTTAGAGTTTTACTTTCAACAATTCAGAGAAAACATTATTGGTGTTGATCAGTATTTCGAATCCCCTTACGGCAAAAAAAAAGTTATTTATACCGACTGGACAGCAAGTGGAAGATTATATAGACCTATAGAAGAAAAATTAATGAACGATTTTGGTCCTTACGTGGCCAATACCCATACGGAAACTTCAATTACCGGCTCTGCAATGACCCATGCGTACCATAAAGCTAGGGAAATCATCAAAAAACATGTTAACGCTAAAGACAGTGATTGTTTGATTACTTCGGGTACAGGGATGACAGGTGTTATCAATAAATTCCAGCGTATTTTAGGATTGCGTATTCCAGAGAGTATGCGGGACTTTACTAACGTTCCTGAGGATTTGAAACCCATTGTTTTTATCACCCACATGGAACATCATTCTAACCATACTTCGTGGTTAGAAACCATTGCTGATGTGGAAGTAATTCCTTGTCAAGAAACAGGATTGGTATGTTTTGACAGTTTTAAAAAGTTATTAGAGCAATATAAAGATAGAAAGACAAAAATTGCATCCATTACTGCATGCTCTAATGTTACGGGTATCAGAACGGATTACCATAAAATGGCTAAGATTATCCATGCTTATAACGGTTATTGTTTTGTCGATTTTGCCTGTTCTGCTCCTTATGTCCCTATCAATATGCATCCAGAAGACCCAGAAGAGAAGTTGGATGCTGTTTTGTTTTCTCCGCATAAATTTTTAGGTGGCCCAGGCACATCTGGGGTATTAATTTTTTGTGATGAATTGTATAAAAATACCGTACCCGACAATCCCGGTGGGGGAACGGTTACCTATACTAATCCGTGGGGAGACCATAGGTATATCGAAGATATAGAGCTACGTGAAGATGGCGGTACTCCTGGTTTTTTGCAAACTATAAAAATTGCTCTGGCAATTCAATTAAAAGAGCAGATGAGTTCTGAAAAAATTCTGGCTCGTGAACATGAAATCAATGAAATAGTTTTTGCAGAATTAAAAAATATTGAAAATTTACATTTATTGGCGGAGGAACATGAAGATAGGTTAGGGATTTTCTCCTTTTATATTGACGAGTTACATTATAATTTGGGTGTTAAACTATTGAACGATAGGTTTGGAATCCAGACTAGAGGAGGCTGTTCTTGTGCAGGTACTTACGGACATATTTTACTCAATATTGATTTATTAACTTCTGAAGAATATAGACATAAAATTGTTGATGAAGGTTGTTTAATTGACCGCCCAGGGTGGATCAGAATGTCCATACACCCAACTATTACTGATAAAGAGGTTGATTATGTTTGTAAAAGCATAAAAGAACTTTGTCAGAATTTTAAGGAATGGAAAAACGATTATAAATACAATGCCATATCCAACGAATTTGAATTTATTGGCAATGACCAATTTGAAAAACAGTTGGTGGAAAAATGGTTTGAGGTTTAA
- a CDS encoding SDR family NAD(P)-dependent oxidoreductase translates to MSKIVFITGASSGIGYATAAYLLGKGFKVYAGARRVEKMKPLEEKGATIFELDVRKQESIDQAFNTIMENEGHIDVVFANAGYGVQGCFETVDIEDAKAEFETNVFGLARTFKTVLPQMRKQKSGKLIACSSIVGTVSVPGMPWYPASKHAVEGLCDGLRMEVKDFGIDVVKIQPGYIKTEFADIAFTYLDKAIASDPDGAYHENMENFKYNFDKALNESGADPITIAKAVYDAIESKKPKRAYRVNSDAKQTHLLHSTFGDAAIDKIMPMMFFKKH, encoded by the coding sequence ATGAGTAAAATAGTATTTATCACAGGAGCAAGCTCGGGAATTGGTTATGCCACAGCAGCGTATTTATTAGGCAAAGGCTTTAAAGTGTATGCGGGAGCCAGAAGAGTAGAAAAAATGAAGCCCTTAGAAGAAAAAGGTGCAACCATTTTTGAATTGGACGTGAGAAAACAAGAAAGTATTGACCAAGCATTTAATACCATTATGGAGAATGAAGGGCACATTGATGTCGTTTTTGCCAATGCAGGTTATGGTGTGCAAGGCTGTTTCGAAACAGTGGATATTGAAGATGCTAAAGCAGAATTTGAAACCAACGTATTTGGGCTAGCACGTACTTTTAAAACCGTATTACCACAGATGCGAAAGCAAAAATCTGGTAAACTAATCGCCTGTTCTTCTATTGTGGGTACGGTCTCTGTACCAGGAATGCCATGGTATCCTGCATCAAAACATGCCGTAGAAGGTTTGTGCGATGGTTTAAGAATGGAGGTAAAAGATTTTGGAATTGATGTGGTAAAAATTCAACCTGGGTATATCAAAACAGAATTTGCTGATATTGCTTTTACCTATTTAGATAAAGCCATTGCCTCTGACCCAGATGGTGCTTATCACGAAAATATGGAGAATTTTAAGTATAATTTTGACAAAGCATTAAATGAATCTGGAGCAGACCCAATAACGATTGCCAAAGCGGTTTATGATGCCATTGAAAGCAAAAAACCAAAAAGAGCTTATCGAGTAAATAGCGATGCCAAGCAAACTCACCTCTTGCATTCTACTTTTGGAGATGCAGCTATTGATAAAATTATGCCGATGATGTTTTTCAAAAAACATTAA
- a CDS encoding lysophospholipid acyltransferase family protein: protein MQFLSYIIVYPFIWLLSILPFRILHFISDGFYYLLYYVVGYRKKVVFNNIKLAFPEKSDKEISHIAKKSYRHFIDVFVEIIKLFTISKKQLVKRYKIGNIDILKNLENQSRSSILMGGHYANWEWIFLLNTKLKYNGYAIYKKIKNKYFDKKIRETRGRFNTNLVSTKNTFSVITKNKKENILSLYGFLGDQSPRVGKTHYWSHFLGVDNLPIHTGAELLAKKHDLPVVFFKTKRIKRGYYEVNFELITDNPKSFKDYDITDIYLRKVEEQVKEAPEFYFWTHNRFKHQGKNLGK, encoded by the coding sequence GTGCAATTTTTAAGTTATATCATTGTATATCCTTTTATATGGCTATTGTCTATATTGCCATTTAGAATTTTACATTTTATTTCAGATGGCTTTTACTATTTGCTTTACTATGTAGTAGGTTATCGAAAAAAAGTGGTTTTTAACAATATAAAGTTGGCATTTCCCGAAAAATCGGATAAAGAAATTTCGCATATTGCTAAAAAGTCTTATAGACATTTTATTGATGTGTTCGTAGAGATTATAAAACTGTTTACCATTTCAAAAAAACAGTTGGTAAAAAGGTACAAAATTGGCAATATAGATATTCTTAAAAACCTTGAAAATCAAAGCAGAAGCAGTATATTAATGGGTGGGCATTATGCCAATTGGGAATGGATATTTCTATTAAACACCAAATTAAAATATAATGGATATGCCATTTATAAAAAGATAAAGAACAAGTACTTTGATAAAAAAATAAGGGAAACCAGAGGGCGTTTTAATACAAACTTGGTCAGTACAAAAAATACTTTTTCCGTAATCACTAAAAATAAAAAGGAAAACATTCTATCGCTTTATGGGTTTTTGGGCGATCAATCACCACGTGTAGGAAAAACGCATTATTGGTCACATTTTTTGGGTGTTGATAATTTACCTATCCATACAGGTGCAGAATTGTTGGCAAAAAAGCATGATTTGCCTGTAGTTTTTTTTAAAACAAAAAGAATAAAACGTGGGTATTATGAAGTCAATTTTGAATTGATTACCGACAACCCAAAATCATTTAAAGATTATGACATCACTGATATTTATCTGCGAAAAGTAGAAGAACAAGTAAAAGAAGCCCCAGAGTTTTATTTTTGGACACATAATCGATTTAAGCATCAGGGGAAGAATTTGGGAAAGTAA
- a CDS encoding rhomboid family intramembrane serine protease, which translates to MNHAVVALIVINVLVSLKGFSDRLFFERYKFQIGPILNGEQIRMFTSGFLHVDHAHLFFNMFALYLFADPVIAHLGIFKFVIIYLGSLLAGSTLALSFHKKDPYYSAVGASGAVMGIIYAGIMLNPGMKLTFIFFPFFDIPGYVFGVGYLLYSMYGMKKQLGNIGHSAHLGGAIGGFVLTLALYPQVFVHNKTMTIILAIPIILMFVFKNKLINK; encoded by the coding sequence ATGAATCATGCGGTAGTTGCATTAATAGTTATAAATGTTTTAGTTTCTTTAAAAGGTTTTTCTGACAGGCTATTTTTTGAGCGTTATAAATTTCAAATTGGGCCCATTTTAAACGGTGAGCAAATCCGAATGTTTACGTCAGGTTTTTTGCATGTAGATCATGCTCATCTGTTTTTTAATATGTTTGCATTATATCTTTTTGCCGATCCGGTAATAGCCCATTTAGGTATTTTTAAATTTGTAATTATTTATTTGGGGAGCCTCTTAGCTGGAAGTACTCTGGCATTGAGTTTTCACAAAAAAGATCCTTATTACAGTGCCGTAGGTGCATCTGGAGCGGTTATGGGTATTATCTATGCGGGTATCATGTTAAATCCCGGTATGAAGCTAACTTTTATTTTCTTTCCGTTTTTCGATATTCCAGGTTATGTTTTTGGTGTGGGATATTTACTGTATTCCATGTACGGTATGAAAAAACAATTGGGCAATATTGGTCACAGTGCTCACTTGGGTGGAGCCATCGGTGGTTTTGTACTGACCTTGGCTCTATATCCTCAGGTTTTTGTACACAATAAAACGATGACGATTATTCTTGCCATACCCATTATTTTAATGTTCGTTTTTAAAAACAAGCTAATAAATAAATAA
- the priA gene encoding replication restart helicase PriA, whose translation MNYFINVILPIPLQQLFTYRITEAEKNFLQEGMRVAVPFGKSKIYTAIVAEIHQVTPTAYEAKDIFQILDERPIITKIQLKHWQWLANYYMCSLGEVLRSAIPSTFLLESETQVLKNKKFIENELLSDDEFLILEALEHQKVLPIQKISSILDKKRVLPILNDLLKKNAIVLREEIIEQYKPKLIKYIRLNERFNNQEELSKLLEELSRAKQQRNAVMAYFSLYGATKKPIKQKQLKEVSNVSSAVIKGLVEKNIFEIYTIQTDRVNFKEATEKFKRLSDFQEDAYNDLTANFKINDVVLLHGITSSGKTEIYVKLIDEVLKKGKQVLYLVPEIALTTQLISRLQKYFGNKIAVFHSKYSLNERVEVWNNILNNSNKAQLILGARSSVFLPFSELELIIVDEEHETSYKQFDPAPRYHARDAAIVLANLHNSKVLLGSATPSLESYYNAQQKKYGLVTLDRRFGNVLLPEIELVDIKEGYRKKRMTGHFSEQLMLLINEALDEKEQVILFQNRRGYSPIVECKTCGVSPQCPNCDVSLTYHKFKGELQCHYCGYNRNMPSTCQACGSPTLDTKGFGTEQIELELQELFPNHTIGRMDLDTTRGKYGYHKIIDAFQSREIDILVGTQMLSKGLDFDNVSLVGVLNADNLLNFPDFRAHEKSFQLLVQVSGRAGRAKKRGKVAIQTFNPYHQILQQVTTNDYATMYKEQLYERHQYNYPPLLRMIKITLKHKDYIKVNSGADWLYKSLYNTFGTNILGPTSPAVSRIRNQHIKTILIKLPQDKSINLSKAVIQKIKNSFQSIADFRSIRFNVDVDCY comes from the coding sequence TTGAACTATTTTATCAACGTTATATTACCCATTCCTTTACAGCAATTATTCACGTATCGAATTACAGAAGCTGAAAAAAATTTTTTACAAGAGGGTATGCGTGTTGCAGTACCTTTCGGGAAGTCCAAAATATATACTGCTATTGTGGCTGAAATTCATCAAGTTACGCCGACCGCTTATGAAGCCAAGGATATATTTCAAATTTTGGATGAGAGGCCAATTATCACTAAAATACAGTTAAAGCATTGGCAATGGCTGGCCAATTATTATATGTGCTCATTGGGCGAAGTATTGCGTTCGGCAATACCTTCTACATTTTTATTGGAAAGTGAAACACAGGTTCTAAAAAATAAAAAATTTATTGAAAACGAACTTTTATCAGATGATGAGTTTTTAATTCTTGAAGCCCTAGAGCATCAAAAGGTATTGCCTATTCAGAAAATCAGTTCAATTTTAGATAAAAAGCGAGTTTTACCCATTTTAAACGATTTATTAAAGAAGAATGCTATTGTTTTGCGTGAGGAAATAATTGAACAGTATAAACCAAAACTAATAAAATACATTCGTTTAAATGAACGGTTTAACAATCAGGAAGAACTAAGTAAATTATTGGAGGAATTAAGCCGTGCCAAGCAACAACGTAATGCGGTAATGGCTTATTTTTCGTTATATGGTGCTACCAAAAAGCCAATAAAACAGAAACAACTCAAAGAAGTTAGCAATGTATCATCAGCAGTTATAAAAGGGTTAGTTGAGAAGAATATTTTTGAAATTTATACTATTCAAACGGATCGGGTCAATTTTAAGGAAGCTACCGAAAAATTTAAAAGACTATCTGATTTTCAAGAAGATGCGTACAATGACTTAACTGCTAATTTCAAGATAAATGATGTAGTGTTATTACATGGTATCACGTCTAGCGGCAAAACGGAAATCTATGTAAAGCTAATTGATGAGGTGCTGAAAAAAGGGAAACAAGTACTGTATTTGGTTCCTGAAATTGCATTGACTACACAACTCATCAGCCGACTTCAAAAATATTTTGGGAACAAGATTGCGGTGTTTCATTCCAAATATTCCTTAAACGAAAGGGTAGAGGTGTGGAACAATATTTTAAACAATTCCAATAAAGCACAACTGATTTTAGGAGCCAGATCATCAGTTTTTTTGCCGTTTTCTGAGTTAGAATTAATTATTGTTGATGAAGAACACGAAACCTCGTACAAACAATTTGACCCCGCACCACGTTACCATGCAAGAGATGCCGCTATTGTATTGGCAAATTTGCACAATTCAAAAGTATTGTTAGGAAGTGCCACGCCGTCTTTAGAGAGTTATTATAACGCCCAACAAAAAAAGTACGGATTGGTAACGCTTGATAGACGTTTTGGTAATGTCCTCTTGCCCGAAATTGAGTTGGTTGACATCAAAGAAGGCTACCGTAAAAAGCGAATGACGGGTCATTTTTCAGAGCAACTCATGCTATTGATCAATGAAGCCTTAGACGAAAAAGAACAAGTCATTCTTTTCCAAAATCGACGTGGCTATTCACCCATAGTGGAATGTAAAACCTGCGGTGTCTCGCCACAATGCCCTAATTGTGATGTGAGTTTAACCTATCACAAATTTAAGGGCGAATTACAATGCCACTACTGTGGTTATAATCGAAATATGCCTAGCACCTGCCAGGCTTGTGGTAGTCCAACTTTAGATACTAAAGGGTTTGGTACTGAGCAGATTGAATTGGAATTACAAGAACTATTTCCAAATCATACAATAGGCAGAATGGATTTGGACACCACACGTGGCAAATACGGTTATCATAAAATTATCGATGCTTTCCAGTCTCGTGAAATTGATATTTTGGTCGGTACGCAAATGTTATCCAAAGGTTTAGATTTCGATAACGTATCATTAGTTGGTGTACTAAATGCAGATAATTTGCTCAACTTTCCTGATTTTAGAGCACATGAAAAAAGTTTTCAATTATTGGTACAAGTATCAGGTAGGGCTGGGCGTGCCAAAAAAAGAGGGAAAGTAGCCATACAAACCTTTAATCCGTACCATCAGATATTGCAACAAGTTACGACCAATGATTATGCAACAATGTATAAAGAACAGTTGTACGAACGCCATCAATACAACTATCCACCGTTGTTGCGAATGATAAAAATAACCTTAAAGCACAAAGATTATATAAAAGTAAATTCAGGTGCAGATTGGTTGTATAAATCACTATACAATACTTTTGGAACCAATATTTTAGGACCTACAAGTCCCGCAGTTTCAAGAATCCGAAACCAGCATATCAAAACCATTTTAATAAAATTGCCACAAGATAAATCCATAAACTTATCAAAAGCGGTCATTCAAAAAATTAAAAACAGCTTTCAGTCCATAGCGGATTTTAGATCGATACGTTTTAATGTGGATGTGGATTGTTATTAG
- a CDS encoding AraC family transcriptional regulator has protein sequence MMTAGNILSIDDISQLNSILNQGKPKHPLISVVDFSKVDFHQPDIPEKIKCKTAFYCILSKTLKADSLQYGRQHYDFHEGSLFFIAPNQITSLEKADYALGWGLYFHPDLIKGTSLDQRIKNYTYFKYDLNEALHISEEEKTTLTRVVHEIESEINRPVDKHSKPVIVSGIELMLNHCMRFYDRQFITRSAASKDAIAAVEDFLLSYIDSDQCRENGLPTVVQCAEVANLSKNYLSDLLKKETGKSTQDHIHYFLIEQAKSKLLGCNHSVSEIAYELGFEYPQYFSKLFKRKVGMSPLEYRDLN, from the coding sequence ATGATGACAGCTGGAAATATCTTATCGATTGATGACATTAGCCAATTAAACAGCATACTTAATCAAGGAAAACCAAAACACCCTTTGATAAGTGTGGTTGATTTTTCTAAAGTAGATTTTCATCAACCAGACATACCTGAAAAGATAAAATGTAAAACTGCATTTTACTGCATTTTATCCAAAACACTTAAAGCAGATAGCCTGCAATATGGCAGGCAACATTATGATTTTCACGAAGGAAGTTTGTTTTTCATTGCACCCAATCAGATTACAAGCCTTGAAAAAGCAGATTATGCATTGGGCTGGGGATTGTATTTTCATCCTGACTTGATTAAAGGAACCTCTCTTGACCAGCGGATAAAAAATTATACATACTTTAAATATGATCTAAATGAAGCGTTGCATATATCCGAAGAAGAAAAAACAACCCTTACTCGAGTTGTCCATGAAATCGAATCAGAAATCAACCGACCTGTTGACAAGCACAGCAAGCCGGTAATTGTTTCCGGAATAGAACTTATGCTTAACCATTGTATGCGTTTTTACGACCGACAGTTCATTACCCGATCAGCAGCTAGCAAAGATGCCATAGCTGCAGTAGAGGACTTTTTATTGTCTTACATTGATTCTGACCAATGTCGCGAAAATGGATTGCCAACTGTTGTACAATGTGCCGAAGTTGCTAACCTTTCTAAAAATTATCTTTCCGATTTATTAAAAAAAGAAACAGGAAAAAGTACACAGGATCATATCCATTATTTTTTAATAGAACAAGCCAAATCAAAGTTATTGGGTTGCAATCACTCAGTTAGTGAAATAGCTTATGAATTGGGCTTTGAATATCCTCAGTATTTCAGCAAACTGTTTAAGAGGAAAGTAGGTATGAGTCCATTAGAGTATAGAGATTTGAATTAA
- the glmM gene encoding phosphoglucosamine mutase, which yields MSLIKSISGIRGTIGGNVNDNLTPVDAVKFAASYGSWLIKRNNNSKNLTVVVGRDARISGKMVSSLVANTLVGMGINVIDLGLSTTPTVEIAVPLEKANGGIILTASHNPKQWNALKLLNEKGEFLNGADGAEILEIAESDDYTFAEVDDLGSYTKLPGYMDKHIEEVLKLDFVDVEAIKNANFKVVVDAVNSTGGIVIPNLLEKLGVECIKLYCEPNGHFPHNPEPLAEHLTDISELVVKEKADLGIVVDPDVDRLALVCEDGSMFGEEYTLVACADYVLAQQKGNTVSNLSSSRALRDVTEKHGGMYKASAVGEVNVVELMKKTNAVIGGEGNGGIIYPASHYGRDSLVGVALFLSHLAKLDMSCKALRESYPSYFMSKNKIQLTPQLDVDAILAQMADNYKKEEVNTIDGVKIDFTEEWVHLRKSNTEPIIRIYTESGSQVGADALAKKIMDEIAAIAGI from the coding sequence GTGAGTTTAATAAAATCAATTTCAGGAATTAGAGGAACTATTGGTGGTAATGTAAATGATAATTTAACCCCAGTTGATGCTGTAAAGTTTGCGGCATCTTACGGTAGTTGGCTAATTAAAAGAAATAATAATTCAAAAAATTTAACGGTAGTTGTCGGCAGAGATGCCCGTATTTCTGGCAAAATGGTAAGTAGTTTAGTAGCTAATACCTTAGTAGGAATGGGAATCAACGTAATTGACTTGGGTTTATCTACAACGCCAACCGTTGAAATTGCTGTTCCACTTGAAAAAGCAAATGGAGGTATTATTTTAACGGCTTCCCACAATCCAAAACAATGGAATGCTTTAAAATTATTAAACGAGAAAGGCGAGTTTTTAAATGGAGCTGATGGTGCCGAGATTTTAGAGATTGCAGAATCAGACGATTATACCTTTGCCGAAGTAGATGATTTAGGTTCTTACACCAAATTACCCGGTTATATGGATAAGCACATTGAAGAAGTTCTAAAATTGGATTTTGTTGATGTAGAAGCGATAAAAAATGCCAATTTTAAAGTGGTTGTTGATGCTGTAAATTCTACTGGTGGAATCGTTATTCCCAATTTATTGGAAAAACTTGGGGTAGAATGTATAAAATTGTATTGTGAACCTAACGGACACTTTCCACACAATCCTGAACCTTTGGCGGAACATTTAACTGATATTTCCGAATTAGTTGTCAAAGAAAAGGCGGATCTGGGCATTGTTGTCGATCCAGATGTAGATAGATTAGCTTTGGTTTGCGAAGATGGTTCTATGTTTGGAGAAGAATATACTCTGGTAGCCTGTGCAGATTATGTATTGGCACAGCAAAAAGGAAATACGGTATCCAATTTATCATCTTCAAGAGCCTTACGAGATGTTACCGAAAAACACGGAGGAATGTATAAAGCAAGTGCTGTGGGCGAGGTAAACGTAGTGGAATTAATGAAAAAAACGAACGCCGTTATAGGTGGTGAAGGTAATGGCGGAATTATTTATCCTGCATCGCATTATGGAAGGGATTCTTTGGTAGGTGTGGCTTTGTTTTTATCGCATTTGGCAAAATTAGACATGAGTTGTAAGGCCTTGCGAGAAAGCTATCCTAGCTACTTTATGAGTAAAAATAAAATACAGCTTACGCCTCAATTAGATGTTGATGCAATTTTAGCTCAAATGGCGGACAACTACAAAAAAGAAGAGGTAAATACAATCGATGGCGTAAAAATAGATTTTACAGAAGAATGGGTACACCTTAGAAAGTCAAATACTGAACCGATCATAAGAATTTATACGGAAAGTGGTTCTCAGGTCGGTGCAGATGCACTGGCAAAAAAAATAATGGATGAAATAGCTGCTATTGCAGGAATTTAA